In Crinalium epipsammum PCC 9333, the following are encoded in one genomic region:
- a CDS encoding hybrid sensor histidine kinase/response regulator, which yields MAIDSDIRDQAYQFFIQEAPELLQVIETELLDLRQNRTAGKIHNMMRAAHSIKGGSASVGLDAIKTLSHRLEDIFKALHQEDLVIDEQLETWLLQAYDCLRLPLMEQINTGYFDAEEAIAVAEPLFAEIEEELKDYLGKEDFLPSSVELGIDITLSIFEIDVAQGLERLIDVLADPEHNVVAGELRAQAEVFSGIGELFNLSGFTAIANTAIAALDAHPDQVLHIAEVALADFQAGREAVIAGDRAQGGSPSPALLKLADSSNSEILTSTQPITTNNNFTDSNFLDLDEQFNELTSFVSPDLRAEALEFNDWSSLDLVDSSSLEEAALTLDIDLFGQQEQVNNPSITDIFANHEISNEFTELDNGSGLDLFKLNETELTEIFADSSQEIPDQLEPSSPGLDEIFGNSIFTSNDALELPTQEVEINGINLVESQELDQTCLINVDDIFDDSAIHKANIIIPDIFTPEAKSVFSEPAPEESLQIESTHQVEQNNLILSLDEVFGIPDSSQETIEKTNGFLIETSLETPAVAEQNNSEVTLANQLNSVSLNTPSLKDVFSEFIEESQPPLIPSLDTTAVKAEETAPQETNLAPNSNEFILDKVTDEPPLSIELPSELVEKVAAASNFQELVQSIEEAYDQLPVAALDSSEETTPKVIDVLSSPTSTNSTITQKSSTPEKQEIPSGNAAQLSVRVDVDRLERMNNVVGELAINRNGLSLQNEQLQGTVEELLRRFTKFQEMTYQLRDLSDKMLVAPDHNSSLKVGLLSAANQSEIISSKSRMETEFDSLEMDSYGELNSRLQETLEEMAQIEEIVGDIALLSSQSSRTLEGQRQMLAYLRDDLMWARMLPLGEVLNRFPRTLRDLSTKYQKPVDLKLSGTGVLVDKAVLEKLYDPLLHLFRNAFDHGIEPAEVRRKQNKLERGQIEIRAYHQGSQTVIEMRDDGQGINLQRIAAKAVEVGLIAADEVALTSTAKLLDLIFEPGFSTASKITEISGRGVGLDVVRSQLRFLKGTVTVHSHQGRGTTFILRIPLTLTIAKLLVCMVGSTAYAFPADSIEEIFVPKADQMKLSGKQKLLHWRKRLVPIHHLSELLNYSVPLPETVPSQALLSVPTPEDWASPILLLRQDNQFIALEVDRLITEQELVIKPFGNAIAPPSYIYGCTILGDGSLLPVIDGATLLSQIAGQPKDIVTTSTSSPTATRQKTPSSATRQPTSSVKSPLILVVDDSIALRQTLALTLQKAGYRVVQARDGREAIEQLQKNSTIQLVVSDVEMPNMNGFEFLTQRRQDAELSKFPVIMLTSRSSDKHRQLAKHLGASAYFTKPYLEQEFLAGIKDIISQNAPKKATALTT from the coding sequence ATGGCTATCGACTCTGATATTCGCGATCAAGCCTACCAATTCTTTATTCAAGAAGCTCCAGAACTATTACAAGTAATCGAAACCGAGTTGCTGGATCTTAGGCAAAATCGCACTGCTGGTAAAATCCACAACATGATGCGGGCGGCTCACTCTATCAAAGGGGGATCTGCCAGTGTTGGGCTAGATGCGATTAAAACTTTGTCACATCGCCTTGAAGATATTTTTAAGGCACTGCATCAGGAAGATTTAGTAATTGACGAGCAACTAGAAACTTGGCTATTACAGGCTTATGATTGCCTGCGTCTGCCACTGATGGAGCAGATTAATACTGGTTATTTTGATGCAGAAGAGGCGATCGCAGTAGCAGAACCTCTATTTGCAGAAATTGAAGAGGAATTAAAAGATTACCTGGGTAAAGAAGATTTCTTACCTAGTTCTGTGGAATTAGGCATAGATATTACTTTATCTATATTTGAAATAGATGTTGCTCAAGGATTAGAGCGTTTAATTGACGTTTTGGCAGATCCCGAACACAATGTAGTAGCGGGAGAATTGCGGGCGCAAGCAGAAGTATTTTCTGGAATAGGAGAGTTATTTAACCTATCAGGATTTACTGCGATCGCAAATACAGCTATAGCTGCTCTTGATGCTCATCCCGATCAAGTTTTGCATATTGCTGAAGTAGCATTAGCGGATTTTCAGGCAGGAAGAGAAGCAGTAATAGCAGGCGATCGCGCTCAAGGCGGTTCCCCTTCCCCAGCTTTACTAAAACTTGCTGATTCTTCTAACTCAGAAATCTTAACTTCTACTCAACCAATAACAACAAATAATAATTTTACAGACAGTAACTTCCTAGATCTAGACGAGCAATTTAACGAACTAACATCATTTGTAAGCCCTGATCTGCGTGCTGAAGCACTAGAATTTAACGATTGGTCTTCATTGGATTTAGTAGACTCATCTAGTTTAGAAGAAGCAGCATTAACATTAGACATAGACTTATTCGGTCAACAAGAGCAAGTAAACAACCCCTCTATAACAGATATTTTTGCTAACCATGAAATATCTAATGAATTTACGGAATTAGATAATGGATCGGGGCTTGATTTATTCAAATTAAATGAAACTGAATTAACCGAAATATTTGCTGATAGCAGCCAAGAAATTCCCGATCAACTAGAACCTTCAAGTCCTGGGTTAGATGAAATATTTGGTAATTCTATATTTACTAGCAATGACGCACTAGAATTACCCACGCAGGAAGTTGAAATTAACGGTATTAATCTAGTTGAATCACAAGAATTAGATCAAACTTGTTTAATCAATGTAGATGATATTTTTGATGATTCTGCTATTCACAAAGCAAATATAATAATTCCAGATATTTTTACCCCTGAAGCAAAATCAGTATTTAGCGAGCCAGCCCCAGAAGAAAGTCTTCAAATTGAGTCAACACATCAAGTTGAACAAAATAATTTAATTTTATCTTTAGACGAAGTTTTTGGTATACCCGATTCCAGCCAAGAAACGATTGAAAAAACAAATGGATTCCTGATTGAGACATCTCTTGAAACTCCCGCAGTCGCAGAGCAAAATAATAGTGAAGTAACTTTAGCTAATCAATTAAACAGCGTTAGTCTTAATACTCCTTCTTTAAAAGATGTATTTAGCGAATTTATTGAGGAAAGCCAACCTCCATTAATACCATCTTTAGATACTACTGCTGTTAAAGCCGAAGAAACTGCACCTCAAGAAACTAATTTAGCTCCCAATAGTAATGAATTTATACTTGATAAAGTTACCGATGAGCCTCCACTTAGTATAGAATTGCCATCTGAATTAGTAGAAAAAGTTGCGGCTGCATCTAATTTTCAAGAATTAGTGCAATCAATTGAGGAAGCATACGATCAATTGCCAGTTGCCGCATTGGATAGTAGCGAAGAAACGACTCCAAAAGTTATTGATGTACTTTCTAGTCCAACTTCTACAAACTCTACAATTACTCAAAAATCTTCTACTCCAGAAAAGCAAGAAATTCCTTCAGGAAATGCTGCTCAACTTTCTGTGAGGGTTGATGTAGATCGACTAGAACGCATGAATAATGTGGTAGGTGAACTAGCTATTAACCGGAATGGTCTTTCTCTACAGAATGAACAATTACAAGGGACTGTTGAAGAATTATTACGTCGGTTTACTAAATTTCAAGAAATGACTTATCAGCTACGAGATTTATCAGATAAAATGCTTGTAGCTCCAGATCATAATTCAAGTTTAAAAGTTGGCTTGTTGAGTGCAGCTAATCAGTCAGAAATTATTAGCTCAAAATCTAGGATGGAAACTGAGTTTGATTCCCTAGAAATGGACAGCTATGGTGAATTAAATTCACGGCTGCAAGAGACGCTAGAAGAAATGGCGCAAATTGAAGAAATAGTAGGCGATATTGCACTATTATCAAGTCAATCTAGCAGAACGTTAGAAGGTCAACGTCAAATGCTTGCCTACTTGCGAGATGATTTAATGTGGGCAAGAATGCTACCTTTGGGTGAGGTATTAAATCGTTTTCCGAGAACATTACGGGATTTATCGACTAAGTATCAAAAACCAGTTGATTTGAAATTAAGTGGAACTGGAGTTTTAGTTGATAAAGCAGTATTAGAAAAACTTTATGACCCTTTACTGCACTTATTTCGCAACGCATTTGATCATGGGATTGAACCCGCAGAAGTGCGCCGTAAACAAAATAAACTAGAACGTGGTCAGATTGAAATTAGAGCATATCACCAAGGCAGTCAAACCGTTATTGAAATGCGGGATGATGGTCAAGGGATAAATTTACAGCGCATCGCTGCTAAAGCGGTAGAAGTAGGTTTAATAGCAGCAGATGAAGTAGCTTTAACCTCCACAGCCAAGCTGTTAGATTTAATATTTGAACCAGGTTTTTCTACTGCTAGCAAAATAACTGAAATTTCAGGTAGAGGTGTTGGTTTAGATGTAGTGCGATCGCAACTACGCTTTCTCAAAGGTACAGTTACAGTACACTCTCATCAGGGGCGTGGTACTACATTTATTTTACGCATCCCATTAACACTAACTATTGCTAAATTACTGGTTTGCATGGTGGGTTCTACCGCTTATGCTTTCCCTGCTGATAGTATTGAAGAAATATTTGTTCCCAAAGCCGACCAGATGAAGCTATCTGGAAAACAAAAATTATTACACTGGAGAAAACGGCTGGTTCCAATTCATCATTTATCGGAACTATTAAACTATTCAGTACCATTACCCGAAACTGTTCCTAGCCAAGCCTTATTATCAGTCCCCACCCCTGAAGACTGGGCATCACCTATTTTACTCTTGCGTCAGGATAATCAATTTATAGCATTAGAAGTTGATCGTTTAATTACAGAACAAGAACTGGTAATTAAACCATTTGGTAATGCGATCGCACCTCCATCTTATATTTACGGTTGTACAATCTTAGGAGATGGAAGTTTACTTCCAGTAATTGATGGTGCAACTCTACTCAGTCAAATTGCTGGTCAACCTAAAGATATCGTCACTACTTCAACTTCCTCACCAACTGCTACCCGCCAGAAAACGCCATCATCCGCAACGCGCCAACCAACTAGCAGTGTTAAATCTCCCTTAATATTAGTTGTTGATGACTCAATTGCGTTACGCCAAACATTAGCTTTAACATTGCAAAAAGCAGGTTATCGTGTTGTGCAAGCTAGGGATGGTAGAGAAGCAATAGAACAATTGCAGAAAAATTCCACTATTCAGTTAGTAGTTTCTGACGTAGAAATGCCTAATATGAACGGCTTTGAATTTCTCACCCAGCGCCGTCAAGATGCAGAATTATCAAAATTTCCGGTAATAATGTTAACTTCTCGCAGTAGTGATAAACATCGACAGTTAGCCAAACACTTAGGAGCAAGTGCCTACTTCACCAAACCCTACCTAGAACAAGAATTTTTAGCAGGTATCAAAGATATAATCAGCCAAAACGCCCCTAAAAAAGCCACCGCCCTAACCACTTAA
- a CDS encoding chemotaxis protein CheW, with protein sequence MTTLDLNDTLTYSTAESNELDNTRAIQTLKLLVFSIGSLNLALRIEAVYKVLNSSQIHGSGSKWVGLVHMGDREVTVLDLEWRIFQIHRDHQNLDEGYLIVVQNKERELCGIPVTNVPALIDVPLSSIRVLPESFRRGDTLGIASHVAVIPQEESNLTLFMLDIDAATKLTVENIKQS encoded by the coding sequence ATGACAACCTTAGACCTAAATGATACCTTAACCTACTCAACCGCCGAATCAAACGAGTTAGATAATACCCGTGCGATACAAACATTAAAACTATTAGTTTTTAGCATAGGTAGCCTCAACTTAGCCTTACGAATTGAAGCTGTTTATAAAGTACTTAATTCCAGCCAAATTCATGGAAGTGGCAGCAAGTGGGTAGGACTTGTCCACATGGGCGATCGCGAAGTTACAGTTTTAGATTTAGAATGGCGTATATTCCAAATCCATAGAGATCACCAAAACCTTGATGAAGGCTATCTCATCGTAGTTCAAAATAAAGAGCGTGAACTTTGTGGTATCCCAGTTACCAACGTTCCCGCTTTAATTGATGTACCTTTATCTAGTATCAGAGTTTTACCAGAATCTTTTCGGCGCGGTGATACATTGGGGATAGCTAGTCACGTTGCAGTTATACCGCAAGAAGAGTCGAATTTGACTTTATTTATGTTAGATATTGATGCGGCTACAAAATTAACAGTGGAAAATATAAAACAGTCATAA
- a CDS encoding Uma2 family endonuclease, with product MQVALKQIIVAPGTQLLLKDVNWQQFQDLLTNLGESRSARISYSKGMLEIMVPLPEHEDNKVIIGDLVKAILEEMDVEFRSLGSTTFENEKMAAAKEPDDCFYIQNEAKIRGKKRLNLTVDPPPDLAIEIDITSRTRLNSYQDLGVSEFWRYDGSKLEINILQAGKYIQSNQSLNFPSLPIIEVIPEYLERSKVIGRNATMKLFRAWLREQLAG from the coding sequence ATGCAAGTAGCACTTAAGCAAATCATAGTTGCTCCAGGCACTCAATTACTATTGAAAGATGTTAATTGGCAGCAATTTCAAGATTTATTAACAAATTTAGGAGAAAGTCGTAGTGCCAGAATTTCTTATAGTAAAGGAATGTTAGAAATCATGGTTCCTCTACCTGAACATGAAGATAACAAAGTAATAATTGGTGATTTAGTTAAGGCAATTTTAGAAGAAATGGATGTTGAATTTAGAAGTTTAGGCTCTACTACTTTTGAAAATGAAAAAATGGCCGCAGCGAAAGAGCCGGATGATTGTTTCTATATTCAAAATGAAGCAAAAATTAGAGGTAAGAAACGGCTAAATTTAACAGTAGATCCACCTCCAGATTTAGCGATTGAAATTGATATTACATCTCGCACTAGATTAAATAGTTATCAAGATTTAGGCGTTTCTGAATTTTGGCGTTACGACGGGAGCAAGTTAGAGATAAATATACTGCAAGCAGGTAAATATATTCAATCCAATCAAAGTTTAAATTTTCCTAGCCTGCCAATTATTGAAGTAATTCCAGAATATTTGGAACGCAGTAAAGTTATTGGTAGAAATGCCACAATGAAATTATTTAGAGCTTGGTTGAGAGAACAGTTAGCAGGATAA
- a CDS encoding SpoIID/LytB domain-containing protein — MTNTLLRFPNLRYSLIPLLAAPILLLPAVRTSDSASVPKENLVSVSPPSQSSQITPQPSIKPSSPSITPTAKTPNKTKIAASVHKPANVAHVHKPTDVELKVAIAINVDTLAVGTSTTGIIRDEAGKVLRSLPAGVPFNLQASGNEIDFGLWKSPNGVWLEATPGGYVGVGEHWYRGKVKLISRGSTLLAVNYVNLETYLYSVVGSEMLSSWPIDALKAQAVAARSYALVRYLKPYSPFYHIGATQAWQVYKGLSGEASSTYTAVELTRGQILTSQGSLVDAWYADTQETTDRAHDGKGMSQHGAKDLAKQGYDYTHILGTYYPGSTLTPIQISAVARGDR, encoded by the coding sequence TTGACAAATACACTTCTGCGGTTTCCTAACTTACGCTACAGCCTAATTCCTCTACTGGCTGCACCAATATTGCTACTCCCAGCAGTACGGACATCAGATTCCGCTAGTGTTCCCAAAGAAAACCTTGTCTCAGTTTCGCCACCATCTCAAAGTAGTCAAATTACCCCTCAACCAAGTATTAAACCAAGCAGCCCTTCAATTACTCCAACTGCTAAAACTCCTAATAAAACTAAGATTGCTGCTTCTGTACACAAACCTGCGAATGTTGCCCATGTACACAAACCTACAGATGTGGAATTGAAGGTAGCGATCGCAATTAACGTAGACACTCTCGCGGTTGGAACTTCTACAACAGGAATTATTAGAGATGAAGCGGGAAAGGTACTGCGAAGTCTTCCCGCAGGTGTCCCCTTCAACCTGCAAGCGTCAGGCAACGAAATAGATTTTGGTTTATGGAAAAGCCCTAATGGTGTTTGGCTAGAAGCTACTCCAGGCGGCTATGTTGGTGTTGGAGAACATTGGTATAGAGGAAAAGTCAAATTAATCTCTAGAGGTAGCACTTTATTAGCAGTAAATTATGTCAATTTAGAAACATATTTATATAGCGTTGTTGGCTCAGAAATGTTGAGCAGTTGGCCCATAGATGCTCTCAAAGCTCAAGCAGTTGCAGCACGTTCTTATGCTTTGGTGCGTTACTTAAAACCTTATAGCCCCTTCTACCATATCGGTGCAACCCAAGCTTGGCAAGTTTACAAAGGTTTAAGCGGTGAAGCCAGTAGTACTTATACAGCAGTTGAATTAACTAGAGGTCAAATCCTCACATCTCAAGGTTCCCTTGTTGATGCTTGGTATGCTGATACCCAAGAAACAACTGATAGAGCGCACGATGGTAAAGGAATGAGCCAACATGGAGCTAAAGATTTAGCCAAGCAAGGATATGACTATACGCATATTTTAGGAACTTATTATCCAGGTTCAACTTTAACCCCAATTCAGATATCAGCAGTAGCGAGAGGCGATCGCTAA
- a CDS encoding nucleotidyltransferase domain-containing protein: MNREEVEKRTILLGVVGSQAYRINTAASDIDLKGIAVAKKRHYLGFETFEQKDQGWHSEPGNIEAINNSADVCVYELRKYLHLAALNNPNILELMWLDAEDYILLTDVGKKLISYRQEMLCTKVKHSFSGYAFAQLKKIETHRKWLLNPPTKKPELADFGLSEEYKPLTKDQINAFLEFLYLSVRDCIEFMQPAEELYELLIARIDYKGIFKQHPLPVELLSNVQQLTRASNDFIRLLHISQAYRTALREYDNYQSWKKNRNVTRAEYERKVGYDVKHAAHLIRLLRMGIEILATGEVIVNREKAGDAPQLKAIRNCEYSYEQVKALADELFAEIEAVYPKSVLPKYIDRARINDICVELVEMQGWE; the protein is encoded by the coding sequence ATGAATCGAGAAGAAGTAGAGAAAAGAACGATCCTTTTGGGAGTAGTGGGAAGCCAAGCTTATCGAATTAATACAGCAGCTTCCGACATTGATTTAAAAGGGATAGCTGTTGCTAAAAAGAGGCACTATCTAGGATTTGAAACTTTTGAGCAAAAAGATCAAGGCTGGCATTCTGAACCTGGAAATATCGAGGCAATTAATAATTCTGCGGATGTTTGCGTGTATGAACTCAGAAAATATTTGCATCTAGCAGCATTAAATAACCCCAATATTTTAGAGTTGATGTGGTTAGATGCAGAAGATTATATACTTCTAACTGATGTAGGTAAAAAACTGATTTCTTACAGACAAGAGATGCTTTGCACCAAAGTTAAGCACTCTTTTTCAGGCTATGCCTTTGCTCAATTAAAGAAAATTGAAACTCATCGTAAATGGTTACTAAATCCTCCAACTAAAAAACCTGAATTAGCTGACTTTGGTTTAAGTGAAGAATATAAACCTTTAACAAAAGATCAGATTAATGCCTTTCTGGAATTTCTTTATCTCTCCGTGCGAGACTGCATTGAATTTATGCAGCCTGCGGAAGAATTATATGAGCTTTTAATTGCCAGAATTGATTATAAAGGAATATTTAAACAGCATCCTTTACCTGTAGAACTTCTGTCTAATGTACAGCAGTTGACTAGAGCAAGTAATGACTTTATTCGCTTATTGCATATTAGTCAAGCTTATCGCACCGCTTTGAGAGAATATGACAATTATCAGTCTTGGAAAAAAAATCGCAACGTGACGCGGGCAGAGTATGAAAGAAAAGTGGGTTATGATGTAAAACACGCAGCGCACTTAATTCGACTTCTGCGGATGGGAATTGAGATTTTAGCTACAGGAGAAGTAATTGTTAATCGAGAAAAAGCCGGAGATGCACCACAGTTAAAAGCGATTAGAAACTGTGAGTATTCTTACGAACAAGTAAAAGCACTTGCTGATGAGTTATTTGCTGAAATTGAAGCAGTTTACCCTAAAAGTGTCTTGCCGAAATATATTGATAGAGCAAGAATTAATGATATTTGTGTAGAATTGGTAGAGATGCAAGGTTGGGAATAA
- a CDS encoding alpha/beta fold hydrolase has product MTTEQLPKTSNFEKLIWNWQGYQIQYTVVGTGKPLVLIHGFGASIGHWRKNIPELAAGGYRVFAIDLLGFGGSSKPPLDYSLELWERLLKDFWDTHIQTPTVFVGNSIGALLSLIMVADYPEITAGGVLINCAGGLNHRPDELNLPLRLVMKAFTKVVSSKRFGSLIFNRVRQKARIRSTLRQVYRNPEAITDELVDLLYTPSCDEGAQQVFASVLTAPPGPTPGELLPKVKHPMLVIWGADDPWTPVSGGRIFEELNEAGQPIEFVSIPNTGHCPHDERPEVVNPLILNWLSQF; this is encoded by the coding sequence ATGACTACTGAACAGCTACCAAAAACAAGCAACTTTGAAAAACTAATTTGGAACTGGCAAGGCTACCAAATTCAGTACACAGTTGTCGGTACAGGCAAACCATTAGTACTAATTCATGGGTTTGGTGCTTCCATTGGACATTGGCGTAAAAATATCCCTGAACTCGCGGCTGGAGGCTACCGAGTATTTGCCATAGATTTATTAGGATTTGGCGGTTCCTCTAAGCCACCTCTAGATTATTCCCTAGAATTGTGGGAGCGGCTACTAAAGGATTTTTGGGATACTCACATTCAAACACCAACAGTATTTGTTGGTAACTCAATTGGGGCATTGCTCAGTTTGATCATGGTGGCTGATTATCCAGAAATTACCGCAGGTGGCGTTTTGATCAACTGTGCTGGTGGACTAAATCACCGCCCCGACGAACTTAATTTGCCTTTACGCTTGGTAATGAAGGCATTCACCAAGGTAGTTAGTTCTAAAAGGTTTGGTTCACTGATTTTTAATCGCGTCCGTCAGAAAGCGAGAATCCGTAGTACTCTACGCCAGGTTTATCGCAACCCAGAAGCAATTACTGATGAGTTGGTAGATTTACTATATACTCCTTCCTGTGACGAGGGCGCTCAACAAGTTTTTGCTTCAGTTCTCACTGCACCTCCTGGTCCAACTCCAGGGGAGTTATTGCCTAAAGTTAAGCATCCTATGTTGGTGATTTGGGGTGCTGATGATCCTTGGACTCCTGTAAGTGGAGGGCGAATTTTTGAAGAGTTAAATGAAGCTGGTCAACCTATCGAATTTGTATCTATTCCGAATACAGGTCATTGTCCTCACGATGAGCGACCAGAAGTTGTCAATCCACTGATATTGAATTGGCTATCTCAGTTTTAA
- a CDS encoding S-layer homology domain-containing protein, with the protein MTVMNRSYFALVGSVAFATASVATNTNDPAIAGISPQTVKNPANVAVELDSSKLKQNNGVEALPLVINAVMKDAVQRTGMPNSQLSVVEVKQQTWSDGCLGLGGAGICTQAMVPGWSVTVTNGESRWLYRTNLSGTVVKWDAAASSIKTARVNPLVSTPPARNTQPAPLRPIQLPDQATRQTETPTPQVRPTPAPTPIVTRRFETPTPQVRPTLVPTPTVTRRFETPTPPATSRVNQPLVTQPSTQPQISSPTNFTLAIRQPLGRSPGVIARVSLKAKKGQSYAQEQFVGDFKYRINKRANFGGGVKAGDRIAVRLYNLQNKLIGYSEFEVLPERSAVNLVVSNFPEQFPIVRTVYGVDSNSDSSIDSGTNVNDYFSQIVDSTAGQESVIFLPSPSKINVNTFQIAGLPNATTNSVYTNSLRTGTNAIANRIVNVSRAGIARALKATPGQINPVINVNANNTSTYEVSQLIGNPLQPQVAQNQPEIPEVQTIVNVPQPEQVQQQPQNVPPQLEIEPNQPNNISFTDVPANYWAKDFITELAQKEIIKGYQGRFRPNDPVTRGELAAMLSLALPKANVRPAVDFKDVSPDQWVHSYILEVYQRGFFELEPGNVVNPNKNVTRLDVLVALARGLNYTPKGLAQNILQVFNDTSAIPTSLRNFVAAATQKGLVVNYPNIKLLKPNQVATRADVAALIYQGMVSTGKAVGISSPYIVGEANKVGQVK; encoded by the coding sequence ATGACAGTTATGAACCGCAGTTACTTTGCTTTAGTGGGTAGCGTTGCTTTTGCTACTGCCAGTGTTGCTACCAACACTAATGATCCTGCGATCGCTGGTATTTCGCCTCAGACAGTCAAAAATCCTGCAAATGTGGCAGTTGAGCTTGATAGCAGCAAACTGAAACAAAATAATGGTGTTGAGGCACTGCCTTTAGTAATCAATGCAGTAATGAAAGATGCTGTCCAGCGGACAGGAATGCCAAATTCTCAACTCAGTGTAGTTGAGGTAAAACAACAAACTTGGTCAGATGGGTGTCTAGGTTTGGGCGGCGCTGGAATCTGTACTCAAGCTATGGTTCCAGGTTGGTCTGTCACAGTAACTAATGGGGAAAGCCGCTGGCTGTATCGCACTAACTTATCGGGGACTGTAGTCAAGTGGGATGCCGCCGCAAGCTCTATTAAAACTGCTCGTGTCAATCCTCTAGTTAGCACTCCACCAGCGAGGAACACACAACCAGCGCCACTTCGTCCTATCCAACTACCTGATCAAGCAACTCGTCAAACTGAAACACCTACTCCACAAGTAAGACCTACACCAGCGCCGACACCGATAGTTACTCGTCGGTTTGAAACACCTACTCCACAAGTAAGACCTACATTAGTGCCGACACCGACAGTTACTCGTCGGTTTGAAACACCTACTCCACCAGCTACGAGTCGGGTTAATCAACCATTGGTCACCCAACCTAGCACTCAGCCTCAAATATCTTCTCCAACAAATTTCACTTTGGCAATTAGACAACCATTAGGCAGATCTCCTGGTGTGATTGCGAGGGTTTCTTTAAAAGCTAAAAAAGGTCAAAGCTATGCCCAAGAGCAGTTTGTTGGGGATTTCAAATACAGGATCAACAAACGAGCAAATTTTGGGGGAGGAGTAAAAGCAGGCGATCGCATTGCAGTACGCTTATACAATCTCCAAAATAAGCTCATTGGTTACAGCGAGTTTGAGGTTTTGCCTGAAAGAAGCGCAGTTAACTTAGTTGTTTCTAATTTCCCTGAGCAATTCCCCATAGTTCGTACTGTCTATGGCGTTGATAGCAATAGTGACAGCAGCATCGACAGTGGCACAAATGTAAATGATTACTTCAGCCAAATCGTTGATTCAACGGCTGGACAGGAAAGTGTGATCTTTCTACCTAGCCCAAGTAAGATTAACGTCAACACTTTTCAGATTGCTGGCTTACCAAATGCTACTACTAATAGCGTTTATACCAACTCATTAAGGACTGGTACAAATGCGATCGCCAATCGCATTGTCAACGTCTCCCGTGCAGGTATCGCGCGAGCTTTAAAAGCTACGCCGGGTCAAATCAATCCGGTAATCAATGTCAACGCAAATAATACTTCTACCTACGAAGTTAGCCAGCTAATAGGGAACCCCTTACAACCACAGGTAGCTCAAAATCAACCAGAAATACCAGAGGTGCAGACAATTGTAAATGTACCCCAACCCGAACAGGTACAACAGCAACCTCAAAATGTGCCACCACAGCTAGAAATAGAGCCAAATCAACCAAATAACATCAGTTTTACTGATGTCCCGGCAAACTATTGGGCAAAAGATTTTATTACTGAATTGGCGCAGAAAGAGATTATTAAAGGTTATCAAGGTCGCTTTCGACCAAACGATCCCGTCACACGGGGTGAGTTAGCTGCTATGTTAAGTCTCGCTTTGCCAAAAGCGAATGTTCGCCCCGCAGTTGATTTTAAAGATGTCTCCCCAGATCAATGGGTACACTCCTATATTCTGGAAGTTTATCAAAGAGGCTTTTTTGAGCTTGAGCCTGGTAATGTGGTTAACCCTAATAAAAATGTTACTCGCTTAGATGTGCTAGTGGCGTTAGCTAGGGGACTCAATTACACTCCTAAAGGCTTGGCTCAAAATATTTTGCAAGTTTTTAACGATACCTCGGCTATTCCTACTAGCCTGCGTAATTTTGTCGCGGCTGCTACTCAAAAAGGTTTAGTCGTCAACTACCCAAATATTAAATTGCTCAAACCCAATCAGGTAGCGACAAGAGCCGACGTAGCTGCTTTAATTTACCAGGGCATGGTGAGTACTGGTAAAGCTGTGGGGATCTCTTCACCTTATATAGTGGGAGAAGCAAATAAAGTCGGTCAAGTTAAGTAG